A genomic region of Sulfobacillus acidophilus DSM 10332 contains the following coding sequences:
- a CDS encoding DivIVA domain protein (PFAM: DivIVA protein~TIGRFAM: DivIVA domain~COGs: COG3599 Cell division initiation protein~InterPro IPR007793:IPR019933~KEGG: tte:TTE1596 cell division initiation protein~PFAM: DivIVA~SPTR: DivIVA family protein;~TIGRFAM: DivIVA domain) yields MPLTPLDIINKEFKRSLRGYNEDEVNEFLDEVVRDYEALIRENDELRQNADGMTERLEQYRAMEQTLQNTLVVAQQTAEEVKLAARKEAELVVREAEQRAREILQQAEAEVQKAYAERDRIRRETEQFRARIRSLLESQLALLQEDIGALAPVAAGDPA; encoded by the coding sequence ATGCCGTTAACGCCATTGGACATCATCAATAAAGAGTTTAAGCGAAGTCTTCGGGGGTATAACGAAGACGAGGTTAACGAATTTCTCGATGAAGTGGTGCGGGACTATGAGGCCCTGATTCGGGAAAATGACGAATTGCGACAAAACGCCGACGGCATGACGGAACGGCTAGAGCAATATCGGGCGATGGAGCAGACGTTGCAAAACACCTTGGTAGTGGCCCAGCAAACGGCCGAAGAAGTCAAACTGGCGGCCCGTAAAGAGGCGGAACTGGTCGTGCGGGAAGCGGAGCAACGGGCACGGGAGATTCTCCAGCAGGCCGAAGCCGAGGTCCAAAAAGCCTACGCCGAACGCGATCGCATCCGGCGGGAAACCGAGCAGTTTCGCGCCAGAATTCGAAGTCTCTTGGAATCGCAATTGGCGCTGTTACAAGAAGATATTGGCGCCTTGGCACCTGTGGCGGCGGGGGATCCCGCCTAG
- a CDS encoding signal peptidase II (PFAM: Signal peptidase (SPase) II~TIGRFAM: lipoprotein signal peptidase~COGs: COG0597 Lipoprotein signal peptidase~HAMAP: Peptidase A8, signal peptidase II~InterPro IPR001872~KEGG: tjr:TherJR_1838 lipoprotein signal peptidase~PFAM: Peptidase A8, signal peptidase II~SPTR: Lipoprotein signal peptidase;~TIGRFAM: Peptidase A8, signal peptidase II), producing the protein MARRWVVALMAGIFLIDRVIKDWIQSHMQIGQSIPVLPPVLWITYITNNGAAFSLFRHAVPMFIAIAVIILGAVGWYLASRPRVPRIQGWGIGLLSGGTAGNLWDRVWHGRVIDYIHFRFWAIFNIADAAIVIGIGLLMWDYWRRDEEEHHGA; encoded by the coding sequence ATGGCGCGGCGGTGGGTCGTGGCCCTTATGGCGGGGATTTTTCTGATTGATCGCGTGATCAAGGATTGGATCCAAAGCCATATGCAGATTGGTCAAAGCATTCCGGTTCTGCCGCCGGTGCTCTGGATAACCTATATTACGAATAATGGGGCCGCATTTAGTCTTTTTCGGCATGCCGTGCCGATGTTTATTGCGATTGCGGTTATCATTTTAGGGGCCGTGGGGTGGTATTTGGCTTCCCGGCCCCGGGTTCCGCGGATCCAAGGGTGGGGAATCGGCCTCTTAAGCGGGGGAACCGCCGGCAATCTGTGGGATCGGGTGTGGCATGGGCGGGTGATTGACTATATCCATTTTCGATTCTGGGCTATTTTTAATATCGCGGATGCCGCTATTGTCATCGGTATCGGGCTCTTGATGTGGGACTATTGGCGACGAGATGAAGAGGAGCACCATGGAGCATGA
- a CDS encoding Cell division protein sepF (PFAM: Protein of unknown function (DUF552)~COGs: COG1799 conserved hypothetical protein~HAMAP: Cell division protein sepF~InterPro IPR007561~KEGG: adg:Adeg_1016 protein of unknown function DUF552~PFAM: Cell division protein SepF~SPTR: Cell division protein sepF) — protein sequence MKSGLVGKFLNFVGLEEVEDEEFETEAEPVVRATADWEDEVPKRRRPGVVSLPTSRNLRVVVMHPRTLEEGQAIADQVKGRRPVIVNLDLAEERAGQRLLNFLSGVAYALDGGLRKVGDNIFLITPSNVEVASEDHEEGSSWIRGNNK from the coding sequence ATGAAATCAGGATTGGTGGGCAAGTTTTTAAACTTTGTGGGACTGGAAGAGGTCGAAGACGAGGAGTTTGAGACCGAGGCGGAGCCGGTGGTACGGGCGACGGCAGATTGGGAGGACGAAGTGCCGAAGCGGCGACGGCCGGGGGTGGTCAGTCTACCGACGTCCCGGAATCTTCGGGTGGTGGTCATGCATCCTCGGACTTTGGAAGAAGGGCAAGCGATTGCCGACCAGGTCAAAGGGCGGCGTCCGGTGATTGTCAATCTCGATTTAGCGGAGGAGCGGGCCGGTCAGCGGTTATTGAACTTTCTGTCCGGTGTCGCGTATGCGCTGGATGGGGGACTTCGGAAGGTCGGGGACAATATTTTCTTGATTACCCCGAGTAACGTGGAAGTCGCGAGCGAGGATCACGAGGAAGGGTCATCGTGGATTCGAGGCAATAATAAGTGA
- a CDS encoding Isoleucyl-tRNA synthetase (PFAM: tRNA synthetases class I (I, L, M and V); Anticodon-binding domain; Zinc finger found in FPG and IleRS~TIGRFAM: isoleucyl-tRNA synthetase~COGs: COG0060 Isoleucyl-tRNA synthetase~HAMAP: Isoleucyl-tRNA synthetase~InterPro IPR002300:IPR013155:IPR010663:IPR002301~KEGG: tmr:Tmar_0885 isoleucyl-tRNA synthetase~PFAM: Aminoacyl-tRNA synthetase, class Ia; Valyl/Leucyl/Isoleucyl-tRNA synthetase, class I, anticodon-binding; DNA glycosylase/AP lyase/isoleucyl tRNA synthetase, zinc finger domain~PRIAM: Isoleucine--tRNA ligase~SPTR: Isoleucyl-tRNA synthetase;~TIGRFAM: Isoleucyl-tRNA synthetase, class Ia) — protein MDYRNTLNLPKTAFPMKANLPVAEPQRLAQWEALDIYGALRRARQGQPKFVLHDGPPYANGDIHAGTALNKIVKDMINRYWALAGRDVAYVPGFDTHGLPIEMRALKALGVSQHQIAPLDLRRECAGVARHYIGVMTTQFQRLGVMGDWNHPYATLNPAYEAEELRVFADMVDQGLIYRDLKSVYWCPHCETALAEGEIEYKTHASPSIYVAFPVEETDRLPSGTRAVIWTTTPWTIPANVAIAVHPSLHYVVVKTEVGPLLLAEALVEKVLALLGLHNQGSGAAFPGAALEGLVARHPYLDRTAPFVLGDHVTAESGTGLVHTAPGHGIEDFEVGRRYQLPVIQPLDDQGYYRPDTPLVAGLFYEAANPVVIQKLTEVGALLHQERYDHQYPFCWRCKNPIIFRATSQWFLSIDRIRDQLTEATYTVHWDPQWGGDRMRGMVEDREDWCLSRQRVWGLPIPAFYCLQCGSSILTGDLVRHVADIIAREGSDSWWAQPAAHFLPEGFRCPTCGGQEFRQERDIFDVWMDSGSSHAAVLKGNPDLSWPADLVLEGNDQYRGWFNSLLTTGIATQGEAPYRMVLTHGMVLDQFGQEMHKSLGNTVDPLELVERYGSDVLRLWVASSDFRTDVRISDDLMKQLAESYRKIRNTFRFMLGNLADFSPTTAPGQGALRDPLNRWVVFRVGQWLEEAQAAYQTYQFHAVVHGLVRLMTVDLSSLYLDIIKDRLYTLGRRDPLRQETQTVLYYLLHALLRAIAPVLVFTADEIYEFAPKPADFPHSVHLSTWVGGWDIGYNEDERARMDRLFGYREVILKAIEEKRAAKIIGNSLAARVVLHLPAGENLSRDDQGLLTELVMAAEIVPVTGDILQAVAEPTDWARCERCWRHTPDVSDDDHLCERCRGVLAQSAE, from the coding sequence ATGGATTACCGCAACACGCTGAACTTACCGAAAACGGCCTTTCCCATGAAAGCCAATTTGCCCGTGGCGGAACCCCAACGTTTGGCCCAATGGGAGGCCTTGGACATCTACGGGGCTTTACGGCGCGCCCGCCAAGGTCAACCCAAGTTTGTTTTGCATGACGGCCCGCCGTATGCCAATGGCGATATTCACGCGGGGACGGCATTGAATAAAATCGTGAAAGATATGATCAATCGCTATTGGGCTCTGGCGGGTCGTGACGTGGCGTATGTCCCCGGATTTGACACCCATGGACTCCCCATCGAAATGCGGGCCTTAAAGGCGCTCGGTGTGTCCCAACACCAAATTGCGCCGTTGGATTTGCGCCGGGAGTGTGCGGGAGTGGCGCGCCATTATATCGGGGTGATGACCACCCAGTTTCAACGGCTGGGGGTCATGGGGGACTGGAATCATCCTTATGCGACCTTGAATCCGGCGTACGAGGCCGAAGAACTTCGGGTGTTTGCCGACATGGTCGATCAAGGGCTCATCTATCGCGACTTAAAATCGGTGTACTGGTGCCCGCATTGCGAAACGGCCTTGGCGGAAGGGGAAATCGAATATAAGACGCATGCGTCGCCGTCGATTTACGTAGCTTTTCCCGTCGAAGAGACTGACCGCTTACCGTCGGGGACGCGGGCAGTCATTTGGACTACCACGCCCTGGACGATTCCCGCCAACGTGGCCATCGCCGTCCACCCGTCACTCCATTATGTGGTCGTGAAGACCGAAGTCGGGCCTTTATTGCTCGCGGAGGCTCTGGTGGAGAAGGTGCTGGCCTTGCTCGGGCTTCACAATCAGGGGAGCGGGGCGGCCTTCCCCGGAGCCGCATTAGAAGGGCTGGTCGCTCGCCACCCCTATTTAGATCGTACGGCACCCTTTGTATTAGGGGACCATGTGACCGCGGAAAGCGGGACCGGTTTGGTGCACACCGCGCCCGGACACGGGATCGAGGACTTTGAGGTCGGCCGCCGCTATCAATTGCCGGTCATTCAACCGTTGGACGATCAGGGATATTACCGGCCGGATACGCCGTTGGTCGCCGGGCTCTTTTATGAAGCGGCCAATCCGGTGGTGATTCAAAAACTGACGGAGGTTGGGGCTTTACTGCATCAGGAGCGGTACGACCATCAATATCCCTTTTGTTGGCGATGCAAAAATCCGATTATTTTCCGGGCGACCTCCCAATGGTTCTTATCCATTGACCGCATTCGCGACCAGCTGACCGAGGCGACATATACTGTTCACTGGGATCCCCAATGGGGGGGCGATCGGATGCGCGGGATGGTGGAAGACCGGGAAGACTGGTGTTTATCGCGTCAACGGGTATGGGGGTTACCGATTCCCGCATTCTACTGTCTCCAGTGCGGATCGTCGATTCTGACCGGGGATTTGGTGCGACACGTGGCCGACATTATCGCCCGGGAAGGCAGTGACAGTTGGTGGGCTCAACCGGCGGCCCACTTTTTGCCGGAAGGATTCCGCTGTCCGACCTGTGGGGGGCAGGAGTTCCGGCAAGAACGGGATATTTTTGACGTGTGGATGGATTCGGGCTCGAGTCATGCCGCTGTGCTCAAAGGCAACCCGGATCTCAGTTGGCCGGCCGATCTGGTGTTGGAAGGTAACGATCAATATCGCGGGTGGTTCAATAGCCTCTTAACCACAGGGATCGCCACCCAGGGGGAAGCACCCTACCGCATGGTGCTGACTCATGGAATGGTGCTCGACCAATTCGGTCAGGAGATGCATAAATCACTGGGAAACACGGTGGACCCGCTGGAATTGGTGGAGCGGTACGGCAGCGATGTGTTGCGGCTTTGGGTGGCGTCCTCGGATTTTCGGACCGATGTCCGTATTTCCGACGACTTGATGAAACAACTGGCCGAAAGCTACCGGAAAATCCGCAATACATTTCGGTTTATGTTGGGCAATTTGGCCGATTTTAGTCCGACCACGGCGCCGGGGCAAGGCGCTCTCCGCGATCCGTTAAACCGGTGGGTGGTTTTTCGCGTGGGTCAATGGTTGGAGGAAGCTCAAGCCGCCTATCAAACGTATCAGTTTCATGCGGTCGTTCATGGGCTCGTGCGGCTGATGACGGTTGATTTGTCGAGTCTTTATCTCGACATTATTAAAGATCGCCTCTACACGCTCGGCCGTCGGGATCCCCTGCGGCAGGAAACGCAGACCGTCTTGTATTATTTGTTGCATGCGTTGTTGCGGGCGATTGCGCCGGTCTTAGTGTTTACTGCCGACGAAATTTACGAATTCGCGCCTAAACCGGCGGACTTTCCCCACTCGGTGCATTTGAGTACGTGGGTCGGCGGCTGGGACATTGGCTATAACGAGGACGAACGTGCGCGCATGGACCGCCTCTTTGGATACCGCGAGGTCATTTTAAAGGCCATTGAGGAGAAACGGGCGGCCAAAATCATCGGAAACAGTCTAGCGGCCCGTGTCGTCCTGCATTTGCCCGCGGGGGAGAATTTGTCTCGGGACGATCAGGGGCTTTTGACCGAGCTGGTGATGGCCGCAGAGATTGTGCCGGTTACGGGAGATATTCTGCAAGCGGTCGCCGAACCCACGGATTGGGCCCGCTGCGAACGGTGTTGGCGTCATACGCCCGATGTCTCGGATGACGATCACTTATGCGAGCGGTGTCGGGGTGTGCTCGCCCAATCCGCGGAATAA
- a CDS encoding protein of unknown function YGGT (PFAM: YGGT family~InterPro IPR003425~KEGG: tmr:Tmar_0881 hypothetical protein~PFAM: Protein of unknown function YGGT~SPTR: Putative uncharacterized protein) — protein MSFVLVKLADSVTLLERIFYVVLVIRIVASFFPPQTDGWWSRLAGWAVRLTEPVLAPIRRRIPLMGMLDLSPLIAFFLVNIAAYVLNTILLSLARV, from the coding sequence GTGAGTTTTGTTTTGGTCAAACTAGCCGATAGCGTGACGCTATTGGAGCGGATTTTTTATGTGGTACTGGTTATCCGGATTGTGGCCTCGTTTTTTCCGCCGCAAACCGATGGCTGGTGGAGTCGGTTGGCGGGATGGGCGGTACGGTTAACCGAACCGGTGTTGGCGCCTATCCGTCGCCGAATTCCTCTCATGGGGATGCTTGACCTCTCCCCGTTGATCGCGTTTTTTCTGGTCAATATCGCAGCCTATGTCTTAAACACCATTTTATTGAGTTTAGCGAGGGTTTAG